Proteins found in one Gopherus flavomarginatus isolate rGopFla2 chromosome 18, rGopFla2.mat.asm, whole genome shotgun sequence genomic segment:
- the LOC127036598 gene encoding zinc finger protein 391-like — MGEKANTCPYCGKGFRRSSHLTRHLGTHSGREQRPYACSHRGKGPALTPPPAGERPYSCTHCGKAFGRSAHLARHQETHSGERPYKCTYCGKAFGRNAHLTRHHGTHTGERPYQCGICGRAFTRDAHLTRHQLVHTGEKPFQCGVCGKAFTRSAHLARHQGTHTGEKPFECGVCGKTFTRDAHLARHRATHTGERPYKCANCGKGFGATSHLLRHQRTHQE, encoded by the coding sequence ATGGGTGAGAAGGCCAACACGTGCCCGTACTGTGGGAAGGGCTTCCGGCGTAGCTCCCACCTGACCCGGCACCTGGGAACCCACTCAGGCAGAGAGCAGCGCCCCTATGCCTGTAGCCACCGTGGCAAGGGCCCAGCCTTGACTCCGCCGCCGGCGGGCGAGCGCCCCTACTCCTGCACCCACTGCGGGAAAGCCTTTGGGCGCAGCGCCCACCTGGCTCGGCACCAGGAGACCCACTCTGGCGAACGCCCCTACAAGTGCACCTACTGCGGGAAAGCCTTCGGGCGCAACGCCCACCTGACCCGGCACCACGGCACCCACACCGGCGAGCGCCCCTACCAGTGTGGTATCTGTGGCAGGGCCTTCACCCGCGACGCCCACCTGACCCGGCACCAGCTCGTCCACACCGGCGAGAAGCCCTTCCAGTGCGGCGTCTGCGGCAAAGCCTTCACCCGCAGCGCCCACCTGGCCCGGCACCAGGGCACCCACACGGGCGAGAAGCCTTTTGAGTGCGGGGTCTGCGGCAAAACCTTCACCCGTGACGCCCACCTGGCCCGACACCGGGCCACTCACACCGGCGAGCGCCCTTACAAGTGTGCCAACTGCGGGAAGGGCTTCGGAGCCACCTCCCACCTCCTCCGCCACCAGAGGACCCACCAGGAGTAG